From a region of the Mycobacterium sp. SMC-8 genome:
- a CDS encoding DoxX family protein: MTTNLDARLASYSSPMLSIFRIVVGLLFTLHGTMKLFGWPLGEAVPTGTWPYWFAGVIELVCGLLITVGFFTRIAAIVAAGQMAVAYFWQHWGITGGEPASFWPFGGQAGGNGGELAILFCFAFLLLAAMGAGTWSVDARRRGAAVRA, from the coding sequence ATGACCACCAACCTGGACGCGCGCCTGGCAAGCTATTCCTCCCCGATGCTGAGCATCTTCCGCATCGTGGTCGGTCTGTTGTTCACCCTGCACGGCACCATGAAGCTGTTCGGGTGGCCGCTGGGGGAGGCGGTCCCCACCGGCACCTGGCCGTACTGGTTCGCCGGGGTGATCGAGCTGGTGTGCGGCCTCCTGATCACCGTCGGCTTTTTCACGCGCATCGCGGCGATCGTCGCCGCAGGTCAGATGGCCGTGGCCTACTTCTGGCAGCACTGGGGAATCACCGGCGGGGAGCCCGCCAGCTTCTGGCCGTTCGGCGGCCAGGCCGGCGGCAACGGCGGCGAACTGGCGATCCTGTTCTGCTTCGCGTTCCTTCTTCTGGCCGCGATGGGTGCGGGCACATGGTCGGTGGATGCCCGCCGCCGCGGGGCCGCCGTACGCGCCTAG